TTATTGtagactggtgttgcatgtgtaaaagAGGGGGTGAGTAGGTGaatcatttgcttttacattgCGAGGTAGCTAGGACTATATGGGTTATGCCGAAAATCGTGTTGGATGTTTTGGCTTGCTGGACCTCAATTTGAGGTGTGTGACAGATCAAAGCGGTTTGAAAGATGATtcctatctgtattatgtggtgtttgtggcagAAACGCAATGAGAGGATTTTTGAAGATAGAGAGATCTATGGCGGAgctaaaaatgttattttttaggactctttgtacttgggccattgttgtggactttaatggcatggattttgatgacttcttaatttttaatgCTCCTACATAAATAGGACATATTCTGACTTTGTAATTGACAGTTGATTGGATTAATAGATacttattttagttataaaaaaaaattataaagcaaGAGAAGAGAATGTTAGTAGGATAGAAGGGAGTTGTATAGTGTTTTTTTTGTAGTATTGGTTTCATTAACACCCTAGATTGTGTATGGGAAgggaatgagatcccacattacttatGGGGGAAAAGTTCAAgccttttataatgatttcaaggcTCCAATTATAAccttgactagtcattttggagtatgggCTCAAATGTGGCTTGAGCCTTCCTTGCGTAGTTACAAGCGTATTGTAATACCCCATATTGTGTGGTTGTGCATAGAAAGGCGGTGAATGAGATCCCTCATTGCTTGGGAGGGATAAgttaaaggccttggtcttggtggtatgatTCCTCCAAGATCCAAGATTTGAATCCCACtgggtgcaaataatttttaggggccattggactagggaatttttcctttgaattacCCGATGTGCatttgcgggaaactccttgccgagggcctgtgcactcctgggattagtcgggagGTGGTTCCCGAacacccagtgccaatcaaaaaaagttaaagccctttataatgattGCTAGAGGTTCCAATTGTAACTTTGACTATTCCTATTGGAGTCTGAGCTCAGATGTGATTTGGGCCTTTATTGGGCCGTTACAGTTTTGCACAGATGTACACACTTGGGCCTTTATATGAGAGAACTTTGGGGAGCCCATATTGTTTTTTTGATAGCACAAAGTCCAATTAAGAAGCCTAATCGCTTACAACTCAAaagttaattttgtttttttttttatccgatTCAATGggtcaaaactcaaaactcaaaagcaaTTATCTTGGAGATGCAAAAACTAATATCAGGGGCACTTGTACATAATACTGatataggaatttgaaaaaacttagGTGGGCATGGCCCCAAAGGTCCTTTGTGGGTCTGCCTCTGCACTATCTAGCGATCTGAGAACTTATGGCGCACCCTTTTTTGTAGGTTATTTGCTTGAAATGATACTGTTTGATGGTGTGAAGAATGCTTACTGTAATAATGCTCAAAATAGGGGTTGAGAGCTGTTGGCttgtatttatgatttattgtgCCAAAGCCATCCCATATATTGTTTGTGAGGAGTGGCTGATATGTTAGGGGAGCATTTGTAACAACAAAAAGTGccatttaaaatttcttttggtgTTAATTTTTGCCATTTGAAATCTTCTTCTCATGAATGCACAAAAAAATATCAGTTCTGATTAAAATTTACCTGCCAGGTTCTAGCACCATGTGGGCTAAAAGACTTCATCTGTGGCAGGGCTTCTGAGTGGGTATCAAATGGCACTGAGCTTTGCCTTGCTGCAGGTTTTTCTGTTAACCCATCTGATGAAATGTACATGAGCATGGAGGACACATCTTGCTATGGAGGAAAAGCAAGTCTAGATTCCATTGCTGATTCATGGAGTGCTTCGCATTCTAAGGTGCCCAAGGGAACTGCTAATTCTGGGGTGTTCGAAGATTTCCAGCAATGGGTGAGGGAGATGCCATTTAGGGAAAGGGTTTCTTGGGCAGTAGGAGGGATGGCTCTGACAGCAGGATTGCTATTTATAAGGTCAGACACTCTTTCCGCTGTATATCTGAGATCAATTTTCcattataatttctttacaGCGTGCTGAGCTTTTTGAGGTTACTGGTTGCTTCCCCCTTTTTTTGTTCGTCAGATTTAACTCCTGTTCTTGtcctatttatttttgtttttattatgcTCTTCTTGATTATAAAAGAAGCACGAAGATGAGATTAACAGTTCTTTTACTTCAGTTTATGAGATGACACTGAATTGTAGCATATGTGCCATTTTAAAtggttatttcttttgtatagAAAACAGTAATCCTTCCCAATTATGAAATTCTGGAGAGGACTTATCATtagtctttcttttttcttatgattGTTTTGATCATGCAGCAAAAGGAAGAGTCATAACCATCGCCAAAAGCTTGCGGTTATTCGACGCAACGCAAGGAAACTGGAAGCCAAGAGGGATGTCAGCAATCAAGGAAGCAGAAGGGGAATTGGAAGATGACTCTCCTTGTAGGTGAACATAATAGTTGCTTGCAAATCATGTCTCAACTTTTGTTATAAT
This genomic interval from Juglans microcarpa x Juglans regia isolate MS1-56 chromosome 4D, Jm3101_v1.0, whole genome shotgun sequence contains the following:
- the LOC121259801 gene encoding uncharacterized protein LOC121259801; its protein translation is MDGTRKLDSGFLIWLLFVNIFLPFSFGKPDGVCVSQGARFPPFSSEGKPPRKVSKGAKDLTLCRVFRRKTCCDVAQTYPALLSVRRLATTGEGSPECMHLWELLECSICHPRVGVQAGPPLICSSFCARVYEACSNAYFSMDAKTQVLAPCGLKDFICGRASEWVSNGTELCLAAGFSVNPSDEMYMSMEDTSCYGGKASLDSIADSWSASHSKVPKGTANSGVFEDFQQWVREMPFRERVSWAVGGMALTAGLLFISKRKSHNHRQKLAVIRRNARKLEAKRDVSNQGSRRGIGR